One Sphingopyxis macrogoltabida genomic region harbors:
- the rplD gene encoding 50S ribosomal protein L4 → MKVKVQTLDGKAGADIDLNDDVFGVDARADILHRVVAWQLEKRRGPARAARERSDVSRTGKKFGRQKGGGTARHGDRKAPIFIGGGKAHGPRARTFGHSLNKKIRTLGLKMALSDKAKGGKLVVLDTLELKDAKTKALAGKLGKMELGNRALFIDGDAVHASFAMASANLIGVDALPAIGANVYDIIRADTLVLTRAAVEKLEARCNG, encoded by the coding sequence ATGAAGGTCAAGGTACAGACCCTCGATGGCAAGGCTGGCGCCGACATCGACCTTAACGACGACGTCTTCGGCGTCGATGCGCGCGCAGACATCCTGCACCGCGTCGTGGCCTGGCAGCTCGAAAAGCGCCGCGGTCCGGCTCGCGCCGCCCGCGAACGCAGCGATGTGTCGCGCACCGGCAAGAAGTTCGGTCGCCAGAAGGGCGGCGGTACGGCTCGTCACGGTGACCGCAAGGCGCCGATCTTCATCGGCGGCGGCAAGGCGCACGGCCCGCGGGCCCGCACCTTCGGCCACTCGCTGAACAAGAAGATCCGCACCCTCGGCCTGAAGATGGCGCTGAGCGACAAGGCGAAGGGCGGCAAGCTCGTCGTTCTCGACACGCTCGAGCTCAAGGACGCGAAGACCAAGGCGCTTGCCGGCAAGCTCGGCAAGATGGAACTCGGCAACCGTGCGCTCTTCATCGACGGTGACGCGGTGCACGCAAGCTTCGCCATGGCCTCGGCCAACCTCATCGGTGTCGACGCACTGCCGGCCATCGGCGCCAACGTCTATGACATCATCCGTGCCGACACGCTGGTCCTGACCCGCGCGGCGGTCGAAAAGCTGGAGGCCCGCTGCAATGGCTAA
- a CDS encoding 50S ribosomal protein L23 — protein MAKAKTVDARHYDVILAPVITEKSTLLSENDAVVFKVANDATKPAIKAAVEALFDVKVVSVNTLVTKGKTKRWKGKPYTRSDVKKAIVRLAAGQSIDVTTGV, from the coding sequence ATGGCTAAGGCAAAAACAGTCGACGCGCGTCACTATGACGTGATCCTCGCGCCGGTGATCACCGAAAAGTCGACGCTGCTCAGCGAAAACGACGCGGTGGTGTTCAAGGTCGCGAACGACGCGACCAAGCCCGCGATCAAGGCCGCCGTCGAGGCGCTGTTCGATGTCAAGGTGGTCAGCGTCAACACGCTCGTCACCAAGGGCAAGACCAAGCGCTGGAAGGGCAAGCCCTACACCCGCAGCGACGTGAAGAAGGCGATCGTTCGCCTGGCCGCCGGCCAGTCGATCGACGTCACGACCGGCGTCTGA
- the rplB gene encoding 50S ribosomal protein L2 — MALKSYNPTSPAQRGLILVDKSSLWKGKPVKALTEGKRKTGGRNNKGHVTSRGIAGGHKQKYRFIDFKRRKWDMPATVERLEYDPNRTAFIALVKYEDGEQTYILAPQRLAVGDTVVAGKKTDVKPGNAMELSQMPVGTIVHNIEMKPGKGGQIARSAGTYAQVVGRDRGLVIVRLGSGEQRYIRGECMGTVGAVSNPDNQNTNLGKAGRNRWLGKRPLTRGVAKNPVDHPHGGGEGRTSGGRHPVTPWGKPTKGARTRHNKSTDNMIIRSRHAKKKR, encoded by the coding sequence ATGGCACTTAAATCCTATAATCCGACCAGCCCCGCGCAGCGCGGCCTGATCCTCGTCGACAAGTCGTCGCTGTGGAAGGGCAAGCCCGTCAAGGCGCTGACCGAAGGCAAGCGCAAGACCGGTGGCCGCAACAACAAGGGTCATGTGACCTCGCGCGGTATCGCCGGCGGCCACAAGCAGAAGTACCGCTTCATCGACTTCAAGCGTCGCAAGTGGGACATGCCGGCCACCGTCGAGCGTCTGGAATATGACCCCAACCGCACGGCATTCATCGCTCTCGTCAAGTACGAAGACGGTGAGCAGACCTACATCCTCGCGCCGCAGCGTCTGGCCGTCGGCGACACCGTCGTCGCCGGCAAGAAGACCGACGTGAAGCCGGGCAATGCTATGGAACTGTCGCAGATGCCGGTCGGCACGATCGTCCACAACATCGAGATGAAGCCGGGCAAGGGCGGCCAGATCGCCCGTTCGGCCGGCACCTATGCGCAGGTCGTCGGTCGTGATCGCGGTCTCGTCATCGTGCGTCTCGGTTCGGGCGAGCAGCGTTACATCCGCGGCGAGTGCATGGGCACGGTCGGTGCGGTGTCGAACCCCGACAACCAGAACACCAACCTGGGCAAGGCCGGCCGCAATCGCTGGCTCGGCAAGCGTCCGCTGACCCGCGGCGTCGCCAAGAACCCGGTCGACCACCCGCACGGCGGTGGTGAAGGCCGCACCTCGGGTGGCCGTCATCCGGTTACCCCGTGGGGCAAGCCGACCAAGGGTGCCCGCACGCGCCACAACAAGTCGACCGACAATATGATCATCCGGTCGCGTCACGCGAAGAAGAAGAGGTAA